The Angustibacter sp. Root456 genome contains the following window.
CCAGGGTGACCGAATCACACAGAATCACCCAGAGCGAGGAACGCGCCACGAGAGCGCCAGCCGGCGCCAGCCGGCGTCAGCCGGCGACGAGCGAGCGCAGGACGAACTGCAGGATGCCGCCGTTGCGGTAGTAGTCGGCCTCCCCCGGCGTGTCGATGCGCAACCGCGCGTCGAACTCCACCGTGTCGCCCGACTCCTTGCGCGCGGTCACCCTCACCGTGCGCGGCGTGGACCCGCTGTTGAGCTCCTCGACACCGACGACGTCGAACGTCTCGGTGCCGTCGAGGCCCAGGGACGCGGCGTCCTGCCCGTCGGGGAACTGCAGCGGCAGCACGCCCATCCCGATGAGGTTGGAGCGGTGGATGCGCTCGTAGGACTCCGCGATCACGACCTTGACGCCCAGCAGGGCCGTCCCCTTGGCCGCCCAGTCGCGGCTGGAGCCGGAGCCGTACTCCTTGCCGGCCAGCACCACGAGCGGCACACCGGCCTCGGCGTACGCCATGGCCGCGTCGTAGATGGTGTCCTGCTCCCCCGTCAGGAGGTTCTTGGTGAAGCCACCCTCGACGCCGTCGAGCAGCAGGTTCTTGAGCCGGATGTTGGCGAACGTGCCGCGGATCATGACCTCGTGGTTACCCCGGCGCGAGCCGTAGGAGTTGAAGTCACGCCGCTCGACGCCGTGCTCGGCGAGGTAGCGACCCGCCGGGCTGTCGGCCTTGATCGAGCCGGCCGGGCTGATGTGGTCGGTGGTCACCGAGTCACCGAGCAGGGCCAGCACCCGGGCGCCGTGGACGTCGGCGACGGCCTCCGGCTCGCGCTGCATGCCCTCGAAGTACGGGGGCTTGCGCACGTAGGTGGAGTCGGCGTCCCAGTCGAAGGTGTCGCCGGTGGGGGTGGGCAGCGACTGCCAGCGCTCGTCCCCGGCGAAGACGTCGGCGTAGTCGCTGGTGAACATCTCCTTGTTGAGCGAGCTCGCGATGACCTGGTCGACCTCGGCCGGCGTGGGCCAGATGTCACGCAGGAACACGTCCTTGCCGGAGGCGTCCTGGCCGAGTGGCTCGCGCTCGAAGTCGAAGTCCATCGTGCCGGCCAGGGCGTAGGCGATGACCAGCGGCGGGGACGCCAGGTAGTTCATCTTCACGTCCGGGTTGATCCGGCCCTCGAAGTTGCGGTTGCCCGACAGCACGGACGTGACGGCGAGGTCGTGCTCGTTCACCGCGGCCGACACCTCGTCGATGATCGGGCCGGAGTTGCCGATGCAGGTGGTGCAGCCGTAGCCGACCAGGTAGAAGCCGAGCTTCTCCAGGTAGGGCGTGAGGCCCGACTTGTCGTAGTAGCCGGTGACGACCTTGCTGCCCGGGGCGAGCGAGGTCTTCACCCACGGCTTGCGCGCCAGGCCGGCCTCGACGGCCTTCTTCGCCAGTAGCCCCGCGCCCACCATCACCGACGGGTTGGACGTGTTGGTGCAGCTGGTGATCGAGGCGATCGCGACCGCGCCGTGGTCGATCTCGACGTCCTGCCCGTCGAGCGTGATCGTCGTCGGGCGCGCTGGCCGGACGTCGACGTCGCCGTCGTGCACGGGCGCGCCGTTCTGGGGCTGGGCGGAGTCGGGGGTCGGCGGGTCGGACGCCGGGAAGCTGTCGCCGAGCACGTGGTCACCCTCGCGGTGGCTGACGTACGCCGGGAGCACCTCGCGGAAGCCGGCCTTGGCCTTCGACAGCTCGACGCGGTCCTGCGGTCGCTTGGGCCCGGCGATGCTCGGCACCACCGTCGACAGGTCGAGCTCGAGGTGCTCGCTGAACCGCGGCTCGCGCGACGGGTCGTGCCAGAGGCCCTGCTCCTTGGCGTAGGCCTCGACCAGCGCCACGTGCGTCTCGTCGCGGCCGGTGAGGCGCAGGTACTCGATCGTCACGTCGTCGATCGGGAAGATCGCGCAGGTGGAGCCGAACTCCGGGCTCATGTTGCCGATGGTGGCGCGGTTGGCCAGCGGCACGGCCGAGACGCCCTCGCCGTAGAACTCGACGAACTTGCCGACGACGCCGTGCGCACGCAGCTGCTCGGTGATGGTGAGCACGACGTCGGTGGCCGTGGCGCCCGCCGGGATCTCACCGGTGAGCTTGAAGCCGACGACGCGCGGGATGAGCATCGACACGGGCTGGCCGAGCATCGCGGCCTCGGCCTCGATGCCACCCACGCCCCAGCCGAGGACGCCGATGCCGTTGACCATCGTCGTGTGCGAGTCGGTGCCGACGCAGGTGTCGGGGTAGGCGCGCAGCTCGCCGTCGACCTCGCGGGTCATGACCGTGCGGGCCAGGTGCTCGATGTTGACCTGGTGCACGATGCCGGTGCCCGGCGGGACGACCTTGAAGTCGTCGAAGGCGCTCTGGCCCCAGCGCAGGAACTGGTAGCGCTCGCCGTTGCGCTGGTACTCCAGCTCGACGTTGCGCTCGAAGGCGTCCTCGCGGCCGAAGACGTCGGCGATGACGGAGTGGTCGATGACCATCTCGGCCGGCGCGAGCGGGTTGATCTTGGCCGGGTCGCCGCCGAGCTCCTTGACGGCCTCGCGCATCGTGGCGAGGTCGACGATGCACGGGACGCCGGTGAAGTCCTGCATCAGCACGCGGGCAGGGGTGAACTGGATCTCGGTGTCAGGCTCCGCGGAGGGGTCCCACTGCGCCACCGCGCGCACGTGGTCGGCGGTGATGTTGGCGCCGTCCTCGGTGCGCAGCAGGTTCTCGAGCAGCACCTTGAGGCTGTACGGAAGGTCGTCCGCGCCGTCGATCCCCGCCAAGCGGAAGACCGTGTAGGCCTGGTCGCCGACCGTGAGGGCGCCCTTGGCGCCGAAGCTGTCCTGGCTCACCGCTGCTCCTGTCCCTGTGCCGAATGCGTCAAGGTCACAGTATCTTGACATCGAGATAAATTCCAGCGTGTCGCACCGCCTCGATCCTCCCCCTCACGAGCACTGGCGGCCACCCGCTGCAGTCCAGGAGACGTCAGTCGCCGGCCGGCACGAGCCGTGCCACGCACTCCACGTGGTGGGTCATCGGGAAGCAGTCGAAGGCGCGCAGCGCGTCGAGGCGGTAGCCGTGCTCGGCGAAGGTGCGGACGTCGCGGGCCAGCGCTGCGGGGTCGCAGGCGACGTAGACGACGGCGCGCGGCCGCACCGCGACCACCTGCTCGACGACCCGGCGTCCGGCACCGGTGCGCGGCGGGTCGAGCACCACCAGGTCGGCCTGCAGGCCCTGCTCGACCGCAGCCCCGAGCACGCGGTCGACCCGGCCCGCGGTGATGGCGACGTGCGTGAGGTCGTGCAGGTTGCGCCGCGCGTCGCGCACCGCCTGGGCGTCCCCCTCGACCGCGAGCACCGCACCCTGCGGCCCCACGCCCTCGGCCAGAGCGGCGGTGAACAGCCCGACGCCCGCGTACAGGTCGAGCGCCTGCTCCCCCGGCTGCGGGTCGAGCTGGTCGAGCACCGCTCCCACGAGCGTCGCAGCCGCACCGGGGTGCACCTGCCAGAAGCCGGACCCGGTCACCCGAAGACGGGCGTGCCAGCTGCCGACCGTGACGTCCTCGCTCACCCAGGTGCGTCCGCGCACACGCTCCAGGCCGTCGCGGCCCGTGATCGCCACCGCCGCGTCGAGCTCGGCGGACGGCGGCACCGGCGGGGTGCGGCGTCCGACCGGCTCGACGAGCACGAGCGGCGTGGCCTCACCCGAGGGTGCGACGACCTCGACGCGCGCTGCTCCCGGCCACCGCGGCACGGCGCGCTCGACGTCCTGCACCCTGGGGTCGGCGATCGGGCAGGCGTCGATCGCCACCACGTGGTGCGAGCGGTGCGCCCGCAGCCCGAGGTGGCCGTCGGGCGTCACCGCGTGCTGCACCCTGGTGCGCCAGGCCAGGCCGTCGACGTCCCCCGGCACCGGCTCGACCGTCACCGGCACGTCCAGGCCACCCAGCCGCTGCAGCTGCTCGTGGACGACATCGGCCTTCAGCCGGCGCTGGGCGTCGAGCGAGGCGTGCTGCCAGTCGCAGCCGCCGCAGCGACCCGGCCCGCTGAAGGGGCAGCGCGGCTCCACGCGGTCGGGCGAGGCCTGCAGCACCTCGATCGCGTCCGCCCGCAGGAACCGCGAACCGTCGCCCCCCTCGGTGATCCGGGCTCGCACCCGCTCGCCGGGCAGGGTGTGCCGGACGAACACCACGCGCCCCTCCCAGCGGGCCACGCAGTGGCCGCCGTGGGCCACGGCGCCGACGTCCAGCTCGACGTCGGTGCCCACGAGGTCGTCGCCTCGGGTGTCGATACTCAGTGGGACCCGCCTCCCGGGCTGGCCGGCCCGCGGCGCACAGCACCAGCGGCGTAGCCGGGCGCCCGTTCGTCCGTCCCCTGCGACGAGCGCAGCTGCCACGGCACGCTGGCGACCATGACGCCGGGCGTGAAGAGCAACCGGGCCTTGAGCCGCAAGGCGCTCTGGTTGTGCAGGAGCTGCTCCCACCAGTGCCCGACGACGTACTCGGGGATGTAGACCATCACGACGTCGCGGGGGTTGTTGCTGCGGATCGAGCGCACGTAGTCGACCACTGGCCGGCTGATCTCGCGGTACGGCGAGTCAAGCGACTTCAACGGCACCGGGATGCCCCGGCGGTCCCACTCCGCCTGCAAGGCGGCCGTCTCGTCCGGATCGACGTTCACGCTGATGCCCTCGAGGTACGACGGCCGGGTCGCGCGGGCGTAGGCCAGCGCCCGCAAGGTGGGCCGATGCAGCTTGGAGACGAGCACCAGCGCGTGCACGTGCGAGGGCAGCGTGATGTCCGAGCCGTCCGCCTCGGGCGCGAGCTCGGCCGCTACCCGGCTGTAGTGGCCCTTGATGCTGCGCATGAGCAGGAACACGACGACCATCGCGGCGATGGCGATCCAGGCACCGAGCAGGAACTTGGTGATGAGGACGACGACCAGCACCACGCCCGTCACACCGGCACCGAGGGCGTTGATCACGCGGCTGCGCTGCATGCGCAGGCGCTCACTGCGGTCAGACGTCGTGCGCAGGTTGCGGTTCCAGTGCCGGATCATGCCGATCTGGCTCGTCGTGAACGACACGAACACCCCGACGATGTACAGCTGGATCAGCCGGGTCACCTGGGCGTCGAAAGCCAGGATGAGCACGATGGCCGCCGCCGCGAGCGCCAGGATGCCGTTGCTGAACGCGAGCCGGTCGCCGCGGGTGTGCAGCTGACGCGGCAGGTAGCCGTCCCGCGCCAGGATCGAGCCGAGCACCGGGAAACCGTTGAAGGCGGTGTTGGCGGCGAGCACCAGGATGATGCCGGTGGCGGCCGCGACGACGTAGAACATCGGCGAGAAGTGGTCGAACACGGCCCGCGCGAGCTGGCCGATCACCGGCTCCTGCGTGTACGTCGTGCCGTCCGGGAAGACGAACGAGTCGCCCGGCCCTGCGCTCCCCCGCTGACCGTTGAGCAGCAGGTGGCCGCCGACGCCGGCCGCGTCGACGATGCGCACGTGCATGATGCGGGCCAGCACGATGACCGAGAGCAGCATCGTGACGGCGATCCCCCCGAGCAGCGCCAGCGTGGTGGCCGCGTTGCGGCTCTTGGGCTTACGGAAGGCCGGCACACCGTTGCTGATGGCCTCGACACCGGTCAGGGCCGCGCATCCGGACGAGAACGCGCGCAGCAGCAGGAACCCGCCGGCGAGCGTGGCCAGGCCACCCTCGTACTGCGACGCCCCCTCGACCGTGAACTTGGCGCTCTCGGCGACGGGCAGGTCGCCGAAGAAGTACCGGGCGAACCCCCACAGCCCCATGCCGATGATCGAGGCCATGAACACGTAGGTCGGGATCGCGAACGCCGACCCGGACTCGCGCACCCCCCGCAGGTTCATGGCGGTGATGACGCACACCGCGACGACCGCCGCCGCCGCCTCGTGACCCTTCAGCGCAGGTATCGCCGAGGCCGCGTACTGCGACGCCGACGAGATCGACACCGCGACCGTGAGCACGTAGTCGACGAGCAACGCGCTGGCGACCGTCAGGCCGGCGGTGCGGCCCAGGTTCGTCGTCGCGACCTCGTAGTCCCCCCCACCCGAGGGATACGCGTGGACGTTCTGCCGGTAGCTCGCGACGACGACCAGCATGACCATCGCGACGACCAGGCCTAGCTTCCAGCTGAAGGCGTAGGCCGAGACGCCGGCCACCGACAGGGTCAGGAAGATCTCGTCGGGGGCGTAGGCCACGGACGACAGCGCGTCACTGGCGAACACCGGCAGAGCGATCCGCTTGGGCAGCAGCGTCTCGTGCAGGCGGTCGCTCCCCAGGGGGCGACCCACCAGCAGGCGCTTCACGATTCGTCCGGCGAGAGGCACGGTGCTTGATGCTAGGCCCTCGCGCGCCGTGTAGCGTGCGGGACGGTCGTCGGGTGCCTGAGCGTGTGCTCGCACCCCGCGCCGATGACACCAGCTGACCAGCCAGGAGAGAGCGTCGTGCACTTCGTGATCATGGGCTGTGGGCGTGTCGGCTCGACCCTGGCCCACAGCCTGGAGTCGCAGGGGCATGACGTGGCCGTCATCGACCAGGACGAGAGCGCCTTCCGGCGGCTCGGTGCGTCGTTCGAGGGCCGCCGGGTGACGGGTGTCGGCTTCGACCGCGACACCCAGCGCGAGGCAGGCATCGAGCGGGCCTACGCGTTCGCGGCCGTGAGCAGCGGCGACAACTCCAACATCCTGGCCGCCCGCGTGGCTCGCGAGACGTTCGGCGTCGAGAACGTCGTCGCTCGCATCTACGACCCCGGTCGCGCGGAGATCTACCAGCGGCTCGGCATCCCCACGGTCGCCACCGTGCGCTGGACGGCCGACCAGATGCTGCGTCGGCTGCTGCCCGTGGGCGCTAGCCCGTTGTTCCGCGACCCGAGCGGCAAGGTCGTGCTGGCGGAGATCCCCGTGCACGCGGACTGGGTGGGTCATCGCTTCGACGAGCTGACCGCGAACGTGGCGTTCCGGGTCGCCTACGTGACCCGGCTGGGCGAGGCGATGGTGCCCGGCCCCGACACGATGTACCAGGACGGCGACCTCGTGCACGTCGCGGTCGCCGAGAACGACCTGCCGTACGCGGAGGCCGCGCTCGACACGCCCCCCACCCACGACTGAGAGGCCTGACATGCGCGTGGTCATCACCGGTGCCGGCAGCGTGGGCCGGTCCATCGCCCGAGAGCTGCTCAACAACGGACACCAGGTGCTGCTCGTCGACCGCGAGCCGCGAGCCGTCCAGACGCAGCGGGTGCCCGAGGCGGAGTGGCTGCTCGCCGACGCCTGCGAGATCAGCAACCTGCGCGAGGCCGGGCTGGAGAGCTGCGACGTCGTCGTCGCGGCCACGGGCGACGACAAGGCGAACCTCGTGGTGTCGCTCATCGCCAAGACGGAGTTCGGTGTGCCGCGCACCGTGGCTCGGGTCAACAACCCGAAGAACGAGTGGATGTTCGACGAGGCGTGGGGCGTCGACGTCGCGGTGTCGACGCCTCGGCTGATGACCGCGCTCGTCGAGGAGGCCGTGAGCGTCGGCGACCTGGTGCGGATCTTCCAGTTCCAGCAAGGCCGGGCGACGATGGTCGAGATGACGCTGCCCGACAGCTCGCCGTACGCCGGCAAGCGGGTGGGCGACATCACCTGGCCGGCCGACAGCGTGCTGGTCGGCATCATCCGCGAGGACCGGCCCATCGCCCCCAGCCGCGACGACGCGCTCGAGGCCCGCGACGAGCTGCTGTTCCTCACCGTGCCCGAGAGCGAGCAGGCTCTGGAGCAGATGCTGTCGCCGGGTCACCGCATCGCGCGGCCCGCGGACTCCTGAGCCCGGCTCACCATCCGCACTTGTGACGCCTTGGCGACCCTTGCGAGCCGACGAAGGGTCGCGAACGCGTCACCAGTCGCAGGTCGGCGAGGGACTCGGCCGGCCGCTCAGTTCGCGACGTCGGCGGGGTCGAGCGGTGTGTGGCCCTTGAGCAGCAACGCTCCCATCGCCGCGACGGCCACCAGGTAGAGCGGCCAGCCGAGCGCGATCTTCGTGATGGCGAGCCACGTCACCTGGTCGGCGAGGTAGAGCGGCACCATCACCACCGCGCGCACGGCGTACAGACCCGCGAGCACCAACGTGAGCCGCTGGCACAGCCGGACGACGCCCGCGTGCGTGCGCCAGGCGAGGGGGTCCTCCGGATGCGTCGCGCCGACGATGAAGCCGATCATCGGCCAGCGCGTGACCACCGAGAGCAGGCTGACGGCGAGCAGCGCGCAGCTGTACAGGATGCCCGGTAGGAACGCGTCCTCGGCCCGGCCGCTGCGCAGCGCGAAGAACGCCGCGATCGCGAGCGCCCCCAGGCTGCTCAACGCGAACTTGGGGGTCTGCCGCTGCACCAGGCGCACGGCGAGCGTGACGACGACGCACGCCGCCGCGGCACCCAACGAGATGCGCACGTCGTGCGACGCCGACCAGGCGATCACGAAAGCGACCGTGGGCAGCGCGGCCTCGACCGACCCGCGGATCCCCCCGACGCCCTCCGCCAGGCGATGCCGCACGACCTCCTCGACCGTGGTCGCGCCCGGCGGCACGTGCCCGAGCAGGCTCACCACGCGATCACTCGGTGCCGCCGGGCAGCAGGTCGTACGACGGGTTGAACACGACGGGCTTGCCGTCGCGCTGCGCGACGCGTCCGAGGACGCGGATGCGTCGTCCGGGCTCGATGCCGGCGATCTGGCGCCGGCCCAGCCAGACGACGTGCAGGATGCCCGTGCCGTCGTAGAGCTCCGCGACGAGCGCCGGGACGCCGGCCCGCGGCCGCAGCGTGACGGACTTCAGCGTGCCGCAGACGCAGGCGGTGCGACGGTCGGGAAGCTCCTGCACCGGCGTCCCACCGAAGCGGTCTGAGGTCTCACGCAGGTCCTCGGCCTCGAGGGTCTGGTCGGAGCTCGACAGCCGGTGCAGCACCGACCGCAGGCGTCCGCGGCTCTCACCCATGGCTCCAGCGTAACGGCGTGGCAGGCTCGCGCCTCACCGCCGTTCGGTGATCTCCGGACCACGCTCGTACGGCGACAGGTCGTCATACCCCTGCGGCTGCTCGTCGTGCGCGATCTGCTCGCGCGGGTCGGCGTCGGCGGGCGGCTCCCCCGCCACGGCGCCGTCCGGCAGGTGCAGCGGCAGCAGCTCGCGCGGCCCCATCGGCTCCGTGCCGCGGTCGACCACCACCTGGGCGACGAGCTCCTCGAGCTGGCGGGCGTTCTCGGGCTCGATGGCGGCCCGGCCGTGGAACACCGCCCGCAGCAGCCAGCGCGGGCCGTCGACGCCGGTGAAGCGCAGCGGCTGGAAGCCCACCTTGCCGTCGGGCTGCTGGCTCGGCACACGCGCCAGCAGCTCGCGCCCGAAGGCGCCGTACCCGGGGTCGGCGGTGCCGCCCTGCTCGGTGATGCCTGCGGCGATCTCGTCGCACACCTCGGCCCAGATGCCCTCGCTGCGCGGGGCGGCGAACGCCTGCACCTGCACGGCGGAGTCGCCGAGGACGACGAAGACGCCGGTCACCTGGCCGGTGCCCTCGTCCATCTGCAGCTGCAGCTCCATGCCCTCGACGAGCGGCACCCACAGGGCGCCGAGGTCGAGACGGTTCTCGGGCCCGTCGACCTCGCTGCGGTCGAACGGGCCACCCGAGCGGTCGAAGGTGTGCGCCCGGGCGGGCGTCGACGACGCGTGGTCCGCCTCGGCGCCGTCGGTGTCGACGTCGGCGTCGGCGTCGTGGTCGGCGTCGTTGAGGGCCTCAGTGCTCTCGACCACCCCGACCGCTTCAGCGCCCTCGGTGGGGTCGTCGTCGTTCTTGCGGCGGCGGAACAGGCTCACGAGATCTCTCCCTCCGGGGCGAGGGACGCCCCGATGTTGGTTCCAGGGGCGGGCGCGCTGCCGGCGAAGCCGCCGGTTGACCCGTGGCCTCCGGCGCCCCGCGAAGACTCCGGCAGCTCGGGCACGACCCGGAAAGCTGCCTGCTCGACCCGCTGCACCACCAGCTGCGCGACCCGGTCGCCCCGACTGAGCGTGACGGGCTGGGTGCGGTCGGTGTTGACCAGGTTGACGTGGATCTCCCCGCGGTAGCCGCAGTCGATCGTGCCGGGCGCGTTCAGCGTGGTGACGCCGTGCCGCGCCGCGAGCCCCGAACGGGGGTGCACGAACGCCGCGTACCCGACAGGCAGGGCGATGGCCA
Protein-coding sequences here:
- the acnA gene encoding aconitate hydratase AcnA, giving the protein MSRYCDLDAFGTGTGAAVSQDSFGAKGALTVGDQAYTVFRLAGIDGADDLPYSLKVLLENLLRTEDGANITADHVRAVAQWDPSAEPDTEIQFTPARVLMQDFTGVPCIVDLATMREAVKELGGDPAKINPLAPAEMVIDHSVIADVFGREDAFERNVELEYQRNGERYQFLRWGQSAFDDFKVVPPGTGIVHQVNIEHLARTVMTREVDGELRAYPDTCVGTDSHTTMVNGIGVLGWGVGGIEAEAAMLGQPVSMLIPRVVGFKLTGEIPAGATATDVVLTITEQLRAHGVVGKFVEFYGEGVSAVPLANRATIGNMSPEFGSTCAIFPIDDVTIEYLRLTGRDETHVALVEAYAKEQGLWHDPSREPRFSEHLELDLSTVVPSIAGPKRPQDRVELSKAKAGFREVLPAYVSHREGDHVLGDSFPASDPPTPDSAQPQNGAPVHDGDVDVRPARPTTITLDGQDVEIDHGAVAIASITSCTNTSNPSVMVGAGLLAKKAVEAGLARKPWVKTSLAPGSKVVTGYYDKSGLTPYLEKLGFYLVGYGCTTCIGNSGPIIDEVSAAVNEHDLAVTSVLSGNRNFEGRINPDVKMNYLASPPLVIAYALAGTMDFDFEREPLGQDASGKDVFLRDIWPTPAEVDQVIASSLNKEMFTSDYADVFAGDERWQSLPTPTGDTFDWDADSTYVRKPPYFEGMQREPEAVADVHGARVLALLGDSVTTDHISPAGSIKADSPAGRYLAEHGVERRDFNSYGSRRGNHEVMIRGTFANIRLKNLLLDGVEGGFTKNLLTGEQDTIYDAAMAYAEAGVPLVVLAGKEYGSGSSRDWAAKGTALLGVKVVIAESYERIHRSNLIGMGVLPLQFPDGQDAASLGLDGTETFDVVGVEELNSGSTPRTVRVTARKESGDTVEFDARLRIDTPGEADYYRNGGILQFVLRSLVAG
- a CDS encoding class I SAM-dependent RNA methyltransferase, yielding MGTDVELDVGAVAHGGHCVARWEGRVVFVRHTLPGERVRARITEGGDGSRFLRADAIEVLQASPDRVEPRCPFSGPGRCGGCDWQHASLDAQRRLKADVVHEQLQRLGGLDVPVTVEPVPGDVDGLAWRTRVQHAVTPDGHLGLRAHRSHHVVAIDACPIADPRVQDVERAVPRWPGAARVEVVAPSGEATPLVLVEPVGRRTPPVPPSAELDAAVAITGRDGLERVRGRTWVSEDVTVGSWHARLRVTGSGFWQVHPGAAATLVGAVLDQLDPQPGEQALDLYAGVGLFTAALAEGVGPQGAVLAVEGDAQAVRDARRNLHDLTHVAITAGRVDRVLGAAVEQGLQADLVVLDPPRTGAGRRVVEQVVAVRPRAVVYVACDPAALARDVRTFAEHGYRLDALRAFDCFPMTHHVECVARLVPAGD
- a CDS encoding APC family permease → MPLAGRIVKRLLVGRPLGSDRLHETLLPKRIALPVFASDALSSVAYAPDEIFLTLSVAGVSAYAFSWKLGLVVAMVMLVVVASYRQNVHAYPSGGGDYEVATTNLGRTAGLTVASALLVDYVLTVAVSISSASQYAASAIPALKGHEAAAAVVAVCVITAMNLRGVRESGSAFAIPTYVFMASIIGMGLWGFARYFFGDLPVAESAKFTVEGASQYEGGLATLAGGFLLLRAFSSGCAALTGVEAISNGVPAFRKPKSRNAATTLALLGGIAVTMLLSVIVLARIMHVRIVDAAGVGGHLLLNGQRGSAGPGDSFVFPDGTTYTQEPVIGQLARAVFDHFSPMFYVVAAATGIILVLAANTAFNGFPVLGSILARDGYLPRQLHTRGDRLAFSNGILALAAAAIVLILAFDAQVTRLIQLYIVGVFVSFTTSQIGMIRHWNRNLRTTSDRSERLRMQRSRVINALGAGVTGVVLVVVLITKFLLGAWIAIAAMVVVFLLMRSIKGHYSRVAAELAPEADGSDITLPSHVHALVLVSKLHRPTLRALAYARATRPSYLEGISVNVDPDETAALQAEWDRRGIPVPLKSLDSPYREISRPVVDYVRSIRSNNPRDVVMVYIPEYVVGHWWEQLLHNQSALRLKARLLFTPGVMVASVPWQLRSSQGTDERAPGYAAGAVRRGPASPGGGSH
- a CDS encoding TrkA family potassium uptake protein; this encodes MHFVIMGCGRVGSTLAHSLESQGHDVAVIDQDESAFRRLGASFEGRRVTGVGFDRDTQREAGIERAYAFAAVSSGDNSNILAARVARETFGVENVVARIYDPGRAEIYQRLGIPTVATVRWTADQMLRRLLPVGASPLFRDPSGKVVLAEIPVHADWVGHRFDELTANVAFRVAYVTRLGEAMVPGPDTMYQDGDLVHVAVAENDLPYAEAALDTPPTHD
- a CDS encoding TrkA family potassium uptake protein, which produces MRVVITGAGSVGRSIARELLNNGHQVLLVDREPRAVQTQRVPEAEWLLADACEISNLREAGLESCDVVVAATGDDKANLVVSLIAKTEFGVPRTVARVNNPKNEWMFDEAWGVDVAVSTPRLMTALVEEAVSVGDLVRIFQFQQGRATMVEMTLPDSSPYAGKRVGDITWPADSVLVGIIREDRPIAPSRDDALEARDELLFLTVPESEQALEQMLSPGHRIARPADS
- a CDS encoding DUF3159 domain-containing protein; translation: MSLLGHVPPGATTVEEVVRHRLAEGVGGIRGSVEAALPTVAFVIAWSASHDVRISLGAAAACVVVTLAVRLVQRQTPKFALSSLGALAIAAFFALRSGRAEDAFLPGILYSCALLAVSLLSVVTRWPMIGFIVGATHPEDPLAWRTHAGVVRLCQRLTLVLAGLYAVRAVVMVPLYLADQVTWLAITKIALGWPLYLVAVAAMGALLLKGHTPLDPADVAN
- a CDS encoding OB-fold nucleic acid binding domain-containing protein → MGESRGRLRSVLHRLSSSDQTLEAEDLRETSDRFGGTPVQELPDRRTACVCGTLKSVTLRPRAGVPALVAELYDGTGILHVVWLGRRQIAGIEPGRRIRVLGRVAQRDGKPVVFNPSYDLLPGGTE
- a CDS encoding DUF3710 domain-containing protein — its product is MSLFRRRKNDDDPTEGAEAVGVVESTEALNDADHDADADVDTDGAEADHASSTPARAHTFDRSGGPFDRSEVDGPENRLDLGALWVPLVEGMELQLQMDEGTGQVTGVFVVLGDSAVQVQAFAAPRSEGIWAEVCDEIAAGITEQGGTADPGYGAFGRELLARVPSQQPDGKVGFQPLRFTGVDGPRWLLRAVFHGRAAIEPENARQLEELVAQVVVDRGTEPMGPRELLPLHLPDGAVAGEPPADADPREQIAHDEQPQGYDDLSPYERGPEITERR
- the dut gene encoding dUTP diphosphatase, with product MTHPESAPVVEVLLQQLDGDLPLPTYAHPGDAGADLMTRVDVTLQPGERASVPTGVAIALPVGYAAFVHPRSGLAARHGVTTLNAPGTIDCGYRGEIHVNLVNTDRTQPVTLSRGDRVAQLVVQRVEQAAFRVVPELPESSRGAGGHGSTGGFAGSAPAPGTNIGASLAPEGEIS